The sequence GGACCACGAGTTACTCTCTCATCACGCACGCTCACATAAGGGGTCATTTGGGGAGAGTGTATTTAATATGCATAGGGAATTACCATGGaatccatgtgaattggaatcataatggccattacggcccgTACATAACAATAACAGCCACCACTACAATTATTGAATATCTTGTTTGTAATCAAGAGAAGAGAATCCCTTAGCATTACCTGAACACTTGTTGACGTGCCGACACTTGCAGACTCTTGGACACAACACTCTTGGAAACTTTAAGTGACATTTCATCACACATGCAACAAAAAACCGACAACCTTTTATGTTCTGTTTTTGGGGTTCTCTAAATTTTTAAGACGATCATGTGTGATTTTCAACGTCTTATTAATTGATTATTTATTACTTTAGATCACTCGTAATTGTTAACCATGTGTGTTCTTTTGTTAGTTTCTTTGTTATTAATATTTCatggtttgttttgttttatttatttcttagtCATACTTTCCATAGGGAATTGAAAGgcaaattttataggatagctataagaccagccatgctttatgagaggaaatgttgggcaattaaggaacaacatgttcataggatgtgtagctggaatgaggatgttgagaaggatgagtggcaagacatgGAAggatagataaagaaatgaatatactcgagggaacttaggaatagcaccaataggtaaagtAGACTTAGTTGGTTTGGTCatatgcaacagagaccaagaactacgCCAATTAGAagaagtgagttggtacaagttgaaggctctaaaagagaaaaggaagacccaaaaggacatgggtggagatagcaagaaaagacttgacctattgtctaactgaagttatggccattAGAGTTGAATGGCGGAACAGGATCCATGTAGCCAGTCCCAatcagttgggataaggcttagatgatgatgatgaacattaactttttttattaaaatattaccTGTTTGTGTATGAAAGTGTCCTTGTGCCTAGATTTTTGGAGATTTCCATGTTAGAAACTTTATAACACTATGACACTTGTGTGTGCATGGATGTGAGTGAAAATTTGTCCTTTCATGGACGATTTCTACAACAAATTCACCACTTATGCATGAATGTGAGTGAAAATTTGTCCTTTCATGGACGATTTTTACAACAAAATACCACGatgactatttgaaagataatgaaatttcattgaaactACAAAATAGCGAAGAAAGCACAACATAGCATAGGAGGTGACCCTCTTGTCACCAAcctgagaaaaaagaaaaccagAAAAACAAAGGGACCCTGCTACAGACAAAACATCAGCTGAAAGTCACCAAAATCTCCATCCCAATCCCCCAAAAGGCCAAAGAACGAGCAGCCACGGAAATCAGGACTTGCAAGGGCCCAATCACGGCAGCCACCTAAAGATGTTGCCATTCCTTTCCTATAGAGATCATGACTTTGATAAACCCTTTTCTACAAAATATCCATCCCTTCTTCCCTATGGAAGCGTGTCAAGCATCATCAAAACCCCCCGCACTTCTTATCCTCCCTATCTCTTTCATCCATAAGAAAAAAAGAATGGATCTTCTGGTGGAGCATAATGGATGCTACATGTGTTTAGAAACTAAACCCAATGAATCAACTAATTCAAATCTAAATGCCCAGCTTGTGGAATGTGGATCCTTGGTTTGACGTATCATGATCCAAAAGATTCCATTGATTAAATCACCCAACCATTCTGTGGACATTCATTGGAaagttaaaatgaaaatatccaatggtccaattTTAAAAAACAAGCAGACATATATCAGTGGCCATGATCTtccaaccaacctgatttttgaaCAATGGCCTACCAGCAACAGGCCTCACAGTTTAGACAATTTGATTTGAGTTCATAATGCCATTTATAGAGACTCCTAAAGGACCAACGTGTCAAGCATAATGTGCAGTCGGCGCATCAGATAAGCTCCCACCTATGCTATTTCTCTCATATTCCACTCCTCCATAAAACCAGCAGCGTAAGCCCATACCCACCATCTCACCCCATCTCATGACCCCTCACATTGCACCTCCTCTAGCCCTCCAATGTCCAACCCCCTCTCGCATAAGAAGAGaacgagagatagagagaataaaACAAAATATGAGAAGAAAATCCATGGATAGAGGACAGAGAAAATCAAGGATGATAGAGCAAGAAAATGCTAATGAGGAAGGGCCCAACTTGGTAAGATCTATAGTTTTAAATTTAATCTTaccttcttcttttgtttcttaTAATTCTTTCATCCAATACAATGTtggacaaataaaaaaaaatcatccaataCATTCATCATATTTTATTCTCTTCTAGATCCTCGAAttcatttacttatttatttttcctttctccAAAAAGAAATCGCTTCCCCATTGGGTAGTTGTCACAGTGAAATTTTGTGGAAAGGGTTCATCAAAATCATGATCTCCAGGACAACAGAGTCACCACCCCGTTAGGTAGTTACTGTGGCAAATTTATCATAGAGaccctccacacacacacacacacaaaaatcacAACACATCCATGAATGGATTATTTCAAAACCAATCCTAAAACCATTTTTTAAGTTCAAGGGAGCAAGGAGTGGGCATCCAATGAGACAGAATATATCCCTCCAAACGCATAATTGATCAAGTTTTCCCCTTGTTCTTATTATTGTTTCTAGCATTTGATTTTATTCGTTTCCATCTTTGTATGTTctaatccttcttcttcttttttcctcgtCTTGCTTCTCCTTATGCTTGTTTAGTTTTTCTTTCCAACTTCTGTTGAATTAGATAATAGCCTAGGATTTATTCAACCTCTTTTATTGTTCTAGAATTTAGTCTTTCCTAATCAAATTGACCAAAATTAATTGTTGTGTATAACCAGCTACATCAAAGTAATTGTGGATCCCACACGTCCTGCATCCGATTGGAGTACTAAGCAATTTTGGATCCACTTACTCTTTACAAATAGTGATGAACTGACGATCACTAGTCTCGGATCAGTCATCCTAGATCCTTCGTTTTTCTTGTCGGCTTTCAAGTGCAAGTGGAACCAACTGATATTCTCTATGATCAATGTCCACTTTACACCATTGCCCTATCTGATCCATGTCCTACACGCCGGTGATCAACCGTTACTCTCTCCAATCACCCCCAGTTTACACCGTTGCCCCATGTGATCAACCATTAATCTCTTCTATCACATTATATCAAAGTCCATTGCCCCTATAACCCCTCGAATATATTGAAAAAGCCACTTCCACCACAAAGGGTAAGCGTATATCTAAAACCATGAATCCAACAATGGCAAAGGCACTCCCACTTTACACCACCACCCCATGTGATCCTTCATTAATCTCTGCAATAACAAACACCTTCCCTCTTCCTCCCTCCCCTCCCTTAAAGATGGCCATCCCCTTGATGAAAAATCCAATATTGAGAATAGGGACCCAGATGTACCTAGGCAAATAGAAAGGCTAATAAATACctctttatttctttcctttcctcCGCCAAAAATCAACTATAAACGTCCGAAAATTCACCTGAAACTATTAGAACTCTAGTGGCATGATTGTAAAGGGTGGATTCCACATGCACATCATGGGTAGCCCCCACACAGCTCGAATGCCTATGAACAAAACCCGTTTGTAAATTAAAAATGCATTtgggggaaaaaacaaaaaacaaaagcctCGAATTTCTCATTTGGATTCCGTTGTCGATCCAATTGAAAGGACCCTCCATCTCTTGTCTGTGCACGCACTGACAGCCTgatgcacacatacacacacatagagggagagagaaagacagTGAGGGAGACGCTACTCCAAAACCATATCCACATGCTTCTCATTCCAATACCCTTAGCTCCTTAGCTCAGCACAAATGCCTCCACTCTCGAGCAAGCTAGAAAGGCGAATTAAGCTTAATGCCAAAACCAGTGCGCCATCCAATTTGAAGACAAATTCAATCCGTGGGCGGCTTCCTTTAAGTTAGAAAGGCGAATTAAGCTTAATGCCAAAACCAGTGCGCCATCCAATTTGAAGACAAATTCAATCCGTGGGTGGCTTCCTTTGAATCTCAGCcacatccaacacatccatcacattAAAACCATTTGAATACACAGTATTCGGTGTACATGCATTGTTCCATCTTGGAGTTTGGGAATACACATATATTCAATTGTCCTGTGGTGCATGATATTCTTAGAGATGATGGTGCATCTTTTGGATTTGATTTGAATTTATTTTGAGCTTTATCTTTTGTAATAAGCAGTTTATAAATAAGAGCTAGCAGAGTGGGagagatgaaaaaaaaattctcctcactctctctctcttttttcctctccATGTCTCCCACAATGTAGTCTCTTGAGTTTAACATTGTATCAAAGCCATGATACCTTTCATCTTTCCAATCTCCGTTATTTTGCACTTCCCCCCTTTTTTGTTCTTACAACTCTGTCATGAAGTTTTAAAGGGCTCTCCATCATTAGTAGATCAAATAGCCTCTCTAGATCTGTCAGGAAATAAAAAGGGCCCATATGCATGAACAACTACTGAAAATGCTACCAAATCGTCATCTAGCCACCAAAAGTGTTGTCGAATCTTCAtattgtcaaacaaccatttactccaaaagcttaggTTGTGAGAGTGTGTGAATCAATGTATATTAAGGGACTACACCCACCACGCACGGGAAAATACcgacaagggtggagggacactcacaccataaataggctgggcttgatttcccggtccctgggccggacctgattttcctgaccccccgcaggagaataatatattagtgaggcatatttgttgctctcgagattcgaacataggaccttccactctgataccatgtcaaacaaccatttactctaaaagcttaagctgtcaaagTGTGGTGAATCAATGtctatcaagggactttatcattCTAACACATACAACCATTGGAAATGCTGCCAAAACATTCTACAACCACCAGAAATGCTACTGGAACATTCTACAACCATCAGAAGTGCTGCCAAAACATTCTACAACCACCAGAAGTGCTACCGTAACATTCCACAACCATCAGAAGTGTTGCCCTTTGGCAGAACTGCCTGTGACTCACATTCCACCCATCTAAAGTGCCTGCAGTACAAATACAGCCACTACAATCATCGGAACTGCAGTCAGCCTCTCCCATAATTTCCAAAATCATTGGCAAGCTTGGCATATATGATGtacatgctccagcttgagggggggTGTTCGAGCGCACTAACTTCTGTGTGTGtgcattgtggtgtatttgagtgTGAAAGTACACACATTTAGTTGCCCTGTGGTGCAACATATTCTTAGAGATGGTGTATCTTTTGGATTTGATTGCATTTATTTTGAACTTATATTTTGTAACAAGTGTTCTATAAATAAGTGCTAGTagagatatatatacatatatatagtatcttctcctctcttttcttcctctacaTGCCTTCCACAATGTAGTCTCTTGAGCTTAACAAAAACAACACATTTCTTAAGTGGAGACTACGCACACTACGCagatgttgtcaaatggcattaGCAATTACATGCGGCCCAAGGGAGCTGTGCGCACATGCAATCCCACAAACccgaaactttcttttttttgtaaaaataaaaacctcggaaaaaatttataaaaaaatatataaagataCTAAAAGTGCAAGGAAATGTTTTTTATAGTTTTATTACCAATTTCATTAATTGTTATATTTATTACATCCATTAGACTATAAAAAATCAACTAACGAGTAAGCAAATGAATTCATGTACTCAAAAatgtgaagaagaaaaaaaacaacaaagaaattttattgatGTGATTTTGAACATAATTAATTTAAACTAGAAAGTGAGAGTATAAGAGAGTAAGAAAGTAAGAGAGGTAACTAGTTATGAGAGAATGAGATTATTAGAGTGAGAgttgagagagaatgagagtaaTAGGCAataagagagattgagagaattTTTgtgttttgggggggggggggggagtaatAGAGTAAGGAAAACGGAAGGAGTGGAGGCACTACTTAAAggcaaaaaaggagagaaaaggaagcaaaacaaataaataagtCCCAAAGGTCAGAAATCTTACCATTAGGACTTATGAGTATGCGATGGTACAATCGCATAATTGTGGCTTATGCAGACGTATACTTCTTTGTGCAACTGCATAATACCTAACAGTACAAAAACCACATAtgccactatggcatatgcattcCATGGTCTccaaatggcatatgcaatcacataatcGCTTTATGTGATCACATATGACAATATTATGCAGGTGAGGTCAAGTTTCTAACCCCTTCTGATCTCATAACAGCCCAACCTCAAGATCTATCAATTCCTTGAACACATTTTATAGTTTTCCACACCGTTCAGGTCTGCAAGCTACCACCCTAGTCAATATTGTCAAGGCCTACCATGCAGGCTGTGTTTTCCTACGATGTTACAAGCATAGGTGACAAAGAATGAACGAACATGACCAATCAACACCAAAGTGGTCGCTTGGAAATACAAACATGAAGAATCTTGACAAATGGTTTGATACTCATGACTTACAATCATACAATCATTTTCACTTCTATGATATTTGAGGCTTTCGACAGTTGAATGGTTCATTCCCTATTCACTAGTCGACCGCACATGCACCCTAATAGGGTCAATCACCTGAGCTGTCTCAGGTGTTTTGACAATCTCAACCCTATTGTAGCACAATAACTTCTGCACATTACTCCAAATTGCCCAAAAGCTAGAGTTCTCAAGTTGACATTTCTCAACTTCTACAACATCAGTATTTTAAAGTAGCTTTGAAGTTTAAAAATACGCGAATACACATAGTAAAAAGAAGTAAAGCTGCATTGCAGGCATAACGCACATGCCAAGCACACACTAAGAGAACTACATTGAGATCAGATCTACAAAAGCAATCCAAACCACACGCTAAGAGAACTATATTGAGATCAGATCTACAAAAGCATTCCAAACCTCACATTGGATAACGAGTCCATAAAGGTGTGCTTGGATGCAAAAATTGATATGAATAGCAATAACTCATTCCAATAATGAGGAACTGACCAACATGAGACTAGTACCACCAACATCATTTCAAGTCCAACTTAAAACATTTGGAATAGTAATTAGCTGTTCAGTTTACACTACATCCAAACAGTGTCACATCTAATTCAGTGCCACATCCACCTCAATCGTTAGCTTTTTATTGATATGAATTATTGCAATTCTgtccaattgagcatccaaacacactctaCCTAATCAAGACACTACTTCTCTCCACCACATCCATTAATCATTGAATTGCGCCTTTATAAAATCAATCAAATGCCATTTCGGACTCAAAAGATGCACAAACAAAGACTCCCAATTTGAATCCAAGATGCTacataaatttcaaaattatatcATCACAAGAGTCAAAACATACCTTAATTTCGAAGAAAAAGAGAGCTCCCGTCAATAGAAAAGATCGGACGCCCAATTCAATCGAACAAACCCCCTCTAATTTCTGACATCACCGTATCGCCATCATCATCCACTGCCGCCCTGCCATTCCCAGCGGTCCCGCTGCCAGTGCCCGCACCCGCATTGCTCCCCCCTTCCACAGGCCAGCTCGAGACAGTCTCCCCACTGTTCGCAGGCCCTGCAGAGCTCGTCTCAGCCTGAGCCATCTGCGTCGGTGACGACCGTGCAGGGAAGACGAGCCTATGCCGCCGCGCTATGTGCCGCAGCGTGCTCCCCATACCGAAGAGCTCGTCATCGCCCTCATCTCCAAACCTCACGGCGACCCGCGTCCGGGGCCGACGACCGTGGTCATCGGTCGGGAGGCGGTATCGGCATACCGGGCACGAATTGTGGTGCTCAAGCCACGGCAGGATGCAATCAGAGTGGTAGAAGTGCTTGCAAGGTAGCTGCTTCGCCTCGATGCCCACGACGAACTCGTCCTTGCAGACGGCACAGAGAAGCGGATCGGAGGCGAGGAGCGGGGCGGTGATCCTGACGGTAGGGATCGACTCAACTGAAGACCTTGAGGCAGGGGACGATCCGCTGACGTGGCGGTGGGGCCCGCCGTCCGGATCGTCGGAGAGGTGGTGGATGAGGCGGTCGAGGTAGGGGCTGCCGAGGAGGTTGGCGGTGGCGCTGACGTGGAAGTCAGGGGCAGGATCGTAATTGTGGGGGAGTTCGGGGTCGGAGTCGGAGGAGTCGGAGAAGGAAAGGGTATGGGAGGAGGAGAAGAGGATGgaaggattagggttagggttagggttagggttagggttttcagAGAGGGGCTCCATGTGCTCGAGGAAGTCGCCCTGACAATGGGGACAGTGGAGGGGTGATGACGTGGCGAGCAGAGAGACGCTCATATCGCAGAAGTGACACCAGAAGATCTGACGTGGCGCCGGGGCTGGGGTTGCTGGCGGAGGAGGAGGAGATGGAGTTGCAGCGGTCGAGGACATCCTTCTCGGGATCTGTGGCTCGCGCTCTCTCGCTTGCTGCTGCTCGCCGTTGCTCGCTTGCTCGCGTTTGGGCTTGTGTAGTGGGACTGGTTCGTTTTGGTCCATCGCGACTGAGAAACCAGAATGTGTCGCCGTGTActgggacccacatgctgagtgggcatatgatcggaaccgtccatgctTCGGTATCTATTTTATACGATTTTTCAAATGAACTTTCTCTGGATGGATGATTTTTACTATTACTATCTACAGATGAATTTGAAACAGTGAGAAGAAGATATTCAATGGCTTGCATTTATCTAGATATCAGAAGCTAGCATCATCTGTGAAGTGTGATCACAAGGAACTATCTTTTTTGTGTCAGTAGAGAGAATATTGACGGTTCCAATCATAGGGCCATTTCAGCGTGTGGGCCCCAGTAGGTGACAATACATGTTGGTTCCTGCGTCGCGacggaggcaaaacgaactcccTTCGGAGGAGGCGCGGG is a genomic window of Magnolia sinica isolate HGM2019 chromosome 15, MsV1, whole genome shotgun sequence containing:
- the LOC131228035 gene encoding E3 ubiquitin-protein ligase RING1-like; translation: MDQNEPVPLHKPKREQASNGEQQQAREREPQIPRRMSSTAATPSPPPPPATPAPAPRQIFWCHFCDMSVSLLATSSPLHCPHCQGDFLEHMEPLSENPNPNPNPNPNPSILFSSSHTLSFSDSSDSDPELPHNYDPAPDFHVSATANLLGSPYLDRLIHHLSDDPDGGPHRHVSGSSPASRSSVESIPTVRITAPLLASDPLLCAVCKDEFVVGIEAKQLPCKHFYHSDCILPWLEHHNSCPVCRYRLPTDDHGRRPRTRVAVRFGDEGDDELFGMGSTLRHIARRHRLVFPARSSPTQMAQAETSSAGPANSGETVSSWPVEGGSNAGAGTGSGTAGNGRAAVDDDGDTVMSEIRGGLFD